Proteins encoded together in one Amblyomma americanum isolate KBUSLIRL-KWMA chromosome 1, ASM5285725v1, whole genome shotgun sequence window:
- the LOC144102589 gene encoding uncharacterized protein LOC144102589, whose protein sequence is MTSTILSNRCFLSAALKLKADDASLALRQIYPDWISPTITRKGSAQPRDTRVAMQFSLSRRYMVGVGLHSTKMLFRLLCWILDADSSAAVCALMDEISVLTSFGLMRCEFETTCSYKQV, encoded by the exons ATGACGTCTACCATTCTTTCGAATAGGTGCTTCTTATCCGCAGCTCTGAAGCTGAAGGCAGACGACGCGTCACTGGCGCTACGACAAATCTACCCGGACTGGATAAGCCCGACCATTACGCGCAAGGGTTCGGCTCAGCCGCGAGACACTCGAGTCGCCATGCAGTTCTCGCTCAGCCGCCGCTACATGGTGGGCGTTGGGCTCCACTCCACCAAGATGCTGTTCAGGCTGCTCTGCTGGATCCTCGATGCGGACTCCTCTGCCGCGGTTTGTGCGCTGATGGACGAAATCAGCGTCCTGACGAGCTTCGGCCTGATGCGCTGCGAGTTTGAGACGACTTGCTCCTACAAACAG GTCTGA